The genome window GAGGATGGCGTCCCCGAGAAATGCCGTGTTCCATACGCCGATCTTGGTCATAGTCCTTCCATGGGCAATCGCTATTCCGGGAAAACAGGCGGGCGGCGCGATGCGCGCCCGCCTGAGGCCGTTGACAAAGTCCTCTTTGGCAGCGGCCCGCCGCGTAGGCGTAGGCGGGATTCATTCCCGCCGTTAAACGCCGGAGCGAGCGTGCCTTTACAAAACCCGGCTTTGCGGGGTTTGTCATCAAACTGAGGCGGGCGGCGTGATGCGCGCCCGCCTGTTCGCCCACCTCCTAACCGATGCAACTGTATTTTCCGCAAATCCGCAAGGAGTGCAACTACATATTTTTAAAAAGAAGGCTGTGGACAAACACCGCCTCTCCCCTGTATGACCAACCCGTCCATATCCCTTTCACCGCTGATGGTCCCGCCATGCATATCGTCCTGTTCGAACCGGAAATTCCGCCCAACACCGGCAACGTGGCCCGGCTCTGCGCCGCCACGGGCACGGCGCTGCACCTTATCGAACCGCTGGGGTTCTCCGTGGAGGACAGGTACTTGAAACGCGCGGGCCTTGACTACTGGCCCCATGTCGCCGTGAAGGTCTGGCCCTGTTTCGCCGCCTACCGCGAGCATGACGGCGCGGGCAAACGCCTGGTCATGACCAGCAGCCGGGGCGGCACCGCGCTGCACACATTTACCTATACGCCGGACGACGCCCTTGTCTTCGGCCCGGAAACGCGCGGCCTGCCGGATCATATGCTGGCCCTTTCCGAGCACAAGGTCCATATCCCGATCCGCGGCGTTGTCCGCAGCCTGAACCTGTCCACCGCCGCCGGGATCATCCTGTACCAGGCTCTTGCCTCAAGCGGGCTGCTGGATGCCGACCATGAGTTGCGCTGAGTTTTTTTTCCCGTTCGCGGATCTGGCCGTCTACTGGTGGCTGCCTGTTACCGCGATTCTTCTTGACCGCTGCATCGGCGACCCGCCCCGCTGGCCCCATCCGGTGCGGTGTATCGGCACCCTGCTGGCCGTGGTGGAGCCGCGCGCGCGCCGCCTCCCCCTTCCTGAACGGATCGCGGGCATTTTCGCCGTGCTGGCCGTGCTGTTTCTGACCTGGGCCTGTGCGCGTCTGCTCCTGCTGTTTCCGTCTGTGTTCGCCCTCCTGTTCGCCGTGTACCTCGCCTTCGCGGGTCTGGCCCTCGGCCAGCTTCTGCGGGAAGGCAAGGCCGCGCTCGCCCTGCTGGAACAAAACGACGTCGCCGCTGCCCGGACAGCCATCGGCATGCTGGTCAGCCGCGACGTCACCCGGGCGGATCACGACACCCTCTGCCGGACCCTGGCCGAAACGCTGGCGGAAAATTTCAATGACGCGTTCATCGCCCCGCTGTTCTGGCTCGTCATCGGCGGCCCGGTGGGCCTGTGGCTGTACAAGGCGGCCAGCACCATGGATTCCGTGTGGGGATACCCCCACGAACCCTGGACGCGCTTCGGCACCGCCGCCGCCCGGCTGGACGACGCCCTGGCCTTTATCCCGGCCAGGCTGACGGCCTTCTTTCTCTATTGCAACGCGATGGTGGGCGCAAAACGGAACGCTTGGCCGGAAAACGGGCTGGAGAAACCCTCCTGGCCCGGCTTCGCCCGCGTGGCGCGGGACGCGCGGACCATGAAAAGCCCCAACGCGGGCTGGCCCATGGCGGTCTGCGCCTGGATTCACCATGCGGCCATGGGAGGCCGGGCCGTGTACGCGGGCAAAGCCGTGGATAAACCCGTCCTCGGCCCGCCGGGGACGGTCTGGACCACGGCAAAACTGCGCGGACTGTACCAGGCGCTCGCCATGACCGGCTGGGGGGCCGCCGCCCTACTCTGGGCCGGTGCGTTATTGTTCCGGCTGTTCGCTTCTTGATTGCTTTTTTGACGCAGATCTTTACTATTCGCGTATGCGGTACGATACCATCATCCTCGGCGCCGGTCCGGCGGGTTTGACCGCCGCCGGCTACGCCGCGCGCCCAAACGGATATCAGAGCGGACGGGTCCTTGTCCTGGACAAAGCCCCGCGCCCCGGCACCAAGCTGCTGCTGGCCGGGGGCGGTAAGGGCAACCTCACGAACCGGAACGTCGCTGTTTCCGATTACGTCGGGGAAAAACCCGACTTTGCCGCCCCGGCCCTCACGCGCGTTACCCCGGAAACCATCCTCACGGCGCTGCGCAAAACGGATATTCCCCTGGAAGAGCGCGAGCACGGCAGAATGTTTTGCACGACCAGCGCCCGCGTTGTTCTGGATCGTCTCCTGGCGCGGCTCGCCCGGACGGCCGTCGCGGTGCGGACCGGTACGGCCGTGACCTCCATCCGCCACGCCGGGGGCATTTTCACGGTTTCCTGCAACGGCGCGTCCTTCACCGCGCCCCGCTGCATCCTGGCCACGGGCGGCCCGGCCTGGCCCCAGTGCGGCGCGGACGACTCCGGTCTGCATCTGGCGCGGGAGCTGGGCCACCGCATCGTGCCACCCCGGCCCGTGCTTGTCCCCTTCGTCATGCCGGAAGGCTGGCCGCTGGCGGGCCTCGCGGGCATAAGCCTTCCGGCGCGGATAGCCTGCGATACGCCCGGCGCTCCCGCCTTCACGGATTCGCTCCTGTTCACCCACAAGGGCGTCAGCGGCCCGGCAGCATTGCAAATATCCTGCTGGTGGAAAAAGGGAACGGCCCTTACAATTGATTTCCTCCCCGGCGAAAACGCCGGTACGCTGCTGGACAGCGCCACGGGCAAAGCGACGCCCGCATCCGTCCTTGGCCGCCTTCTGCCCGAGCGCCTTCTTGCCGCGCTGCTGGACGGCGCCGTTTCCCGCCGCAGAGTGGCCGAGCTTTCCCGCAAGCAGCGGGACGCCGTCGCGGATGCGCTGCACCGCCACCGCGTCATCCCCTCGCGCACAGAGGGGCTTGCCAAAGCCGAAGCCGCCGCCGGGGGGGTGGACGTGGCCGGCGTCGACCCCGCAACCATGCAAAGCCGTCTGGTGCCGGGGCTGTTCTTCTGCGGCGAAGTCCTGGACATTACCGGCAGGCTCGGCGGCTACAACCTGCACTGGGCCTGGGCCAGCGGCACGGTTGCCGGAGAAGCGGCGGCGGGAAAAAGAGAAGGAGCATCGTTATGACTGAGATAGAACTACTTATCTGCGTGGCGGTCCTCGCCGGAATTGCCGCCAGCAGGCTTCTGAAAAAACAGCGCAGGCCGAACCACGGCCTGCCGCACCTGGAACAGGTCATGCAAGGCGACGCGGATGCGGCGCAACTTCTGGATCTGGCCGACGCGCTTGCCAAAAGCGTGATAGACCGGGCGAAAGCGCTCGGCAAACCCCCTCTTTTCATTACGGCCAGCGGCGATCTGTACGACGACTTTTTCCCGCCCAGAGAACCGCGCCCCGGCAGCACGCCGGAGCAATACGCCAACGCCGTTCTGGCGGACTGCGTCAGACGCTACAGAGACGCCAGAGCCCATCGGGCCGTGGAAATATTCCACTTTCCCCTATATGCCCTGTGCACCGGGGCGGGGCTTGCCGTCTCCTCCTTCCGGCGCCTGGGCGGGTCTTCGCGGGACATGCGCGACCTCGCGGAATTTCTGGCCCCGCCGCTGGACCCCGGCGATTGGGAACAATACAGGGACTATTATCTTGAAGTGGCTTTGCTGCTCGACCTGCCGCGCGCGCGGATAGACGCCTACCTCGCGAAACGGTGGGAAATTTGCAGCAACAGGCTTAAGGACGCGGCGCCTCCCCTTCAATAGTTTACCTCCCGGCGAAATCGCCGTATGTATGCGCATCTTTTACTTCCGGAGCGTTCATGTCTTCTTCTGTTGTCATTATCGGCGCGGGCCTTGCGGGGTGCGAATGCGCCATGGCCCTTGCCGCGCGCGGCCTGCCCGTCGTTCTGTACGAAATGAAACCCGGGGCCTTTTCCCCGGCCCATACCAGCGCGGATTTCGCCGAGCTCGTCTGTTCCAACTCGTTCCGCTCGGATGAGCCGGAAAACGCCGTCGGCCTTTTGAAGGAAGAAATGCGCGCCCTCGGCAGCCTTGTCATGGACGTTGCCGGGCAAACCAGAGTCCCCGCGGGCAAAGCCCTGGCCGTGGACCGGGAACGCTTTGCCGCCGCCATGACGCAACGGATTATGGAGACGCCGAATATCACGGTCGTCCGCCGGGAAGTGACCGCGCTGGACGATGCGGCCTCCCTCACGCCGGAGGGAACGGCGCCCCGCGCCGTTGTGGTGGCCGCCGGTCCCCTGGCTTCGGACGCGCTCTCGCAAAGCCTCGCCGCCCTGACCGGCGGCGAATCGCTCTATTTCTACGACGCCATCGCGCCCATCATCCTCACGGATTCCGTCAACATGGACATCGCCTTCTGGGGCGCGCGCTATAACCCCGAGGATTCCGATTACCTTAACTGCCCCATGGAAAAGGACGAATACTTCGCCTTTTACGAGGCCCTGCTCGCGGGGGAAAAGGTGGCGGCGCGCGAGTTTGAAAAGGAAACGCATTTCGAGGGCTGCATGCCGATCGAAGCGCTGGCCGAGCGCGGCCCGCGCACGTTGGCCTTCGGCCCGCTCAAGCCCGTGGGGTTCACCGACCCGCGCACCGGAAGGCGGCCTTACGCCCTGCTCCAACTCAGGCTCGAAAACCTGAACAAGAGCACCGTGAACATGGTGGGCTGCCAGACGAAATTGACGTACGGGGCGCAAGCCGAAATTTTCCGCCTGATACCGGGGCTGGAAAAGGCCGAATTTGCCCGGTTCGGCAGCATGCACCGCAACACCTTTGTCAACGCGCCCAAAGTGCTCGGCCCGGATCTTTCCCTAAAGGGGCACCCCGGCATCTATCTGGCGGGGCAGATCACCGGCGTCGAGGGCTACGTGGAATCCGCCGCCAACGGGCTCTGGCTCGGCTTGTCCCTGGCCGCGGCGCTGCAGGGGAAGACGCTCCCCCCGCCGCCGGAAACCACGGCCATGGGCTCGCTTCTCCGCCACCTGCAAACCCCGGTCAAGCATTTCCAGCCCTCCAACGTGCAGTATGGCCTCATGCCCGAACTCGGCGAACGGATCCGCAGAGATTCGCGCAAGGCGCAATATGCCGCGCGGGGCCGCGCCGCGTTCGAGGCCTGGTGCCGGGAAACGGCCTGACACCCGGGACATCCAACCCGCAACAAGCCGCCGGGCGGGAAAACATCCCGCCCGGCGGCTTGTTGTTTTTGCGGCGGCCGGGTGATGCCCGGTCCTTGCGCCGCTATTTCCGTTGCAGCAGCGACTGCCGCTTGGCGAAAATGCCGAGCTGCTTCGCGCGGATATCCTCGACAAGGCAGAAAGCCTTGGGGTCAAAGCTCTCGATCAGGGATTCGACCTTCTTCGCGTCCCGCCGGTTTATGACCGTCTCGATGATGTCGATCTCGGAGACGGACCCTTCCCCGTGGACCATGGTGGAGCCGAACCCGTCCTTATTCAGCAGCGCCATCAGCTCATGGCCGTTCAGCAGGGTGAACACCCGGTATTTGGCGAACCCGTACCCGATGCGCTCTTCGATGCACAGCCCGATGTACGTCCCGGTGGCATACCCGCCCGCGTACGACAGAAAGCTCAGCAAATCGTTGGCCCGCGAAAGCACCTGGGCGATGATGACCACCCAGATGAACACCTCGACGAACCCGATCAGCGGGGCGATTTTCTTCTCGCCCTTCGAGACGAAAAGAATACGCAGCGTTCCCAGGGAAACGTCGCAGATCCGCCCGAAAAAGATCGCCAGGGGCAGGGCCCAGGGATACGCATCCAGCAACGCGTGCAACATGATCCATCCTTGGCCGGGCGACGCCCGGTCGTTGTTTGTTCCCGTACCGTTACATTTCCCGGCGCTTCTTCGGCCTGGGCGGTATCCGCCGTTCACAGGGCACCGCCACCTGGCAGAGCCCGCAGCCGTAGCCGTCAAAATGCCATGTATTCTTGACGTAGTCCGCTGTCACGCCATTGAGATACGCCTTGCAGACCCGTTTATCATGCCCCTCCGGCGACAGCGCGCCGACCGGGCACCGCTTCATGCACACGCCGCACGTGCCGGAATTGAAAAACAGACAATACTCCCGGTGGTCCGTGTAAGGCCGCCCGGCCACCGGCACGGCGAGGCGCACGACGACCGACCCCGCCCGCATGGCCTTGCCCATGGGCGTTATAAGCCCGTCGCACAGGCCGAATGTCCCCAGCCCGGCGGCATAGGCCGCGTGGCGCTCGGACCAGGTCGAGGAAAAGACATATTCTTCCGAGGGCATGCCCTGCCATTCCTTCAGGATGAACGGGGCCACGGCCTGTATGCCCTTTGCATGCAGCGACGCGAGCATGTGCCGCCGCAAGCCGTTGTTCACGTGCTCCTCGCCGAAGATCCGCGACCGCGCCCAGCGCTCCGCGGGCAGCGCTTTTTCCTTTCTGTGGTCGCGCAGCGTCGCCTCGGTTTGCGGCAGTATCCAACTCATGACCGCGAGTTCCGAGGCCGTGACCGTTTCCTCCGGGTATCCCAGGGAAAAGGCTTCCAGCGGCGTCCAGTGGTAGGAACCCACGTGGCGCTTGAAATCCTCCCATATGAGGTCATCCCCGGCGGCAAGGGCCGTCAGGGGCGGATCAAATGCCGGCTCGCGGGTGCCCGGCAAATGCATGTCATTATCCGGGCTCCCTATAAAGGCGTTGGCCGTTTCCGTCAACCAGGCAGCCGCCGCGGCGGGAGAAGCAAAGGACATACGCGCCTCCTTGGAATAAAAGAGAATGGCTCTGTGCTCCTCCCCGGTATACGGGCTTGCCGTTTTCGGGTCAATCGGGGAGGGCACGAGCACGATAGCGGCTTGCCTCCGAACGGTCTACGGGTTATGAAATCAGCTTGGAGCGACGATATGGCATTCACTGAAACCGAACGCGCGATTTTACGCATAGTGCAACGCGACCTGCCGGACAGCCTCACCCCGTTCGCGGACATCGCCGAAGCCGCGGGCACGGACGAGGCATACGTGCTCGATCTTCTGCGCCGCATGAAAGAGACGGGCGCCATCCGCCGCTTCGGGGCCAGCGTCAAACACCAGAAAGCCGGGTTCACCCACAACGCGATGGTGGCCTGGAAAATCGCCCCCGAACATGTGGATGAAGCCGGGAAAGCCGCCGCCGCCAACGAGAGCGTTTCCCACTGCTACTACAGGCCTTCCCCCGTGGAGGACTGGCCGTACACCCTGTACACCATGGTCCACGGCCGCTCGGAACAGGAGTGCGAGGCCGCCATAGCGGCCCTTGGCGCGCTGCCCCGCATGGGAGAGCACGCCGTGCTCTCCAGCCTCAAGGAACTGAAAAAAATATCCATGACCTATTTCTGACAGGAGATTTCCATGCCCACCCGTTCCCAGGAGCTCTTTGCCCGCGCCGAAAAACGCATCCCCGGCGGCGTCAACAGCCCCGTGCGCGCCTGCATTTCCGTCGGCGCGGATCCCTTTTTCGTCGCCTCCGCCTCGGGCAGCCGCCTTACCACGGTCGACGGGGAGGAATATATCGACCTCGTCCAGTCCTGGGGGCCGCTCCTGCTCGGGCACGCGCACCCCGCCGTGACAAAGGCCGTGGTGGACGCGGCCGCCAAGGGCTCCAGCTACGGCGCGCCCTGCGAGGACGAGGTGCGCCTCGCCGAAGCCGTCTGCAACGCCATGCCCCACGTGGAAATGGTCCGCATGGTCAACTCCGGCACCGAAGCCACCATGAGCGCCCTGCGCCTCGCCCGGGCCGCCACCGGGCGCAATAAACTCATCAAGTTTGAAGGCTGCTACCACGGGCACGGCGACGCCTTCCTCGCCAGCGCCGGGTCCGGGGTGGCGACGCTCTCCATTCCCGGCACGCCGGGCGTTCCCGAAGCGGTCGTCGCGGATACCCTCCTTGCCCCCTACAACGACCTGCAAAAGGTCCGCGAGCTTTTCGCCTCCCACGGCAAGGACATCGCCGCCGTGATCGTGGAACCCGTCGCGGGCAACATGGGCCTCGTCCTGCCCGCGCCCGGCTTCCTCCAGGGGCTGCGCGACCTGTGCGACGAATCCGGCGCGCTCCTGATCCTCGACGAGGTCATTACGGGCTTTCGCGTGGGCTATAACGGCGCGGCGTCACGCTTCGGCATCAGGCCGGACCTCACCACCCTGGGCAAGATCATCGGCGGAGGCCTCCCTGTCGGGGCTTACGGCGGCAGGCGGGACCTCATGGAGCAGGTCGCACCGAGCGGCGGCGTGTACCAGGCCGGGACGCTGGCGGGCAACCCCCTGGCCATGGCCGCCGGGCTTGCGACCCTTGGCGTGCTTGCGAAAAGCGACTACGCCGCGCTGGAAAACAGGACCGAAACTTTCTGCGCCGCGCTGGAAAAACTGTTCGCGGGCGCCGCGATTCCCGTGCGGATCAACCGGATCGCCAGCATGTTCACCATCTTTTTCACCGCGTCCCCGGTGACGGATTTCGCCTCCGCCAAACAGGGGGACGCCAAACGGTACGCCGCCCTGTACCGGGCCATGCGCGCCAACGGTGTGGCGCTGGCTCCCTCGGCCTTTGAAGCGGCCATGCTCTCCTTCGCCCACACGGACGAGGACATGGCGGCCGTGCTCGCCGCCTTCAAAGCATCCGTCGCGGCGCTGTAACCGGTGCAAGGTATCCGCATGACCAAAGCCACGGCAATCTACGTTCTGACCCAGCAGGGGGCAATGACCGCATCCCAATTGGCGCGGGCCATGGAGGTGGACGTGTACGTCCCCCCGGCCGTCGAGGCGGCCTGCCCCGTGGACGGGTGCATCCCGTACGACAGTTTGCGCGCGCTCATCGCCAAAACCTTCGCCGCTTACCGCAGCCATATTTTCATCACGGCGGCGGGCGTGGCGGTCCGGTGCATCGCGCCCCATCTCAAAGACAAAAGCATCGATCCCGCCGTGGTGGTTCTGGACCAGCGCGGCAAAAACGTCATCAGCCTTCTTTCCGGCCACCTCGGCGGAGCCAACTCCCTGGCCCGCGACGTTGCGGGCATCCTCGGCGGCCAAGCCGTCATCACCACCGCCACGGATACGGAAAACCTGCCGTCCCTGGATATCCTGGCGCTGGAGTTCAACCTCGCCATCGCCAACATCCGGGCCGTGGCCAAGGTCAACGCGGCTCTGCTCGCGGGCACGCGCGTGGCGGTGGACGACCCCCGGAACCATCTGCAACTGAAAGGCTCGGCCTGGAAAGATCTTTTCGTGTTCACCGGGACGGAGGCTTATGCCTCCCTTGCCCCGGAGGAGGCCGCAAACCTCGTGCGGGTGACCGTGACCCCGGCGCTCGTTCCCCTTACGGACACAGA of uncultured delta proteobacterium contains these proteins:
- a CDS encoding conserved hypothetical protein (Evidence 4 : Homologs of previously reported genes of unknown function); the protein is MRYCSGCSLLDCFFDADLYYSRMRYDTIILGAGPAGLTAAGYAARPNGYQSGRVLVLDKAPRPGTKLLLAGGGKGNLTNRNVAVSDYVGEKPDFAAPALTRVTPETILTALRKTDIPLEEREHGRMFCTTSARVVLDRLLARLARTAVAVRTGTAVTSIRHAGGIFTVSCNGASFTAPRCILATGGPAWPQCGADDSGLHLARELGHRIVPPRPVLVPFVMPEGWPLAGLAGISLPARIACDTPGAPAFTDSLLFTHKGVSGPAALQISCWWKKGTALTIDFLPGENAGTLLDSATGKATPASVLGRLLPERLLAALLDGAVSRRRVAELSRKQRDAVADALHRHRVIPSRTEGLAKAEAAAGGVDVAGVDPATMQSRLVPGLFFCGEVLDITGRLGGYNLHWAWASGTVAGEAAAGKREGASL
- a CDS encoding CbiG family protein, translated to MTKATAIYVLTQQGAMTASQLARAMEVDVYVPPAVEAACPVDGCIPYDSLRALIAKTFAAYRSHIFITAAGVAVRCIAPHLKDKSIDPAVVVLDQRGKNVISLLSGHLGGANSLARDVAGILGGQAVITTATDTENLPSLDILALEFNLAIANIRAVAKVNAALLAGTRVAVDDPRNHLQLKGSAWKDLFVFTGTEAYASLAPEEAANLVRVTVTPALVPLTDTDLVLHPKTLHIGIGCRRGAKAPEIAGLITAMLEQLELSPGSIADIASADVKQFEPGLLDAAAALGVPVRFFSVKELDAVPVTSVSPKAQEVFGVDGVCEPAALLAAGENAVLRLPKRAAKGVTIAIAEETVQNGDPGSSKDAPANA
- the trmL gene encoding tRNA (cytidine(34)-2'-O)-methyltransferase, translated to MQLYFPQIRKECNYIFLKRRLWTNTASPLYDQPVHIPFTADGPAMHIVLFEPEIPPNTGNVARLCAATGTALHLIEPLGFSVEDRYLKRAGLDYWPHVAVKVWPCFAAYREHDGAGKRLVMTSSRGGTALHTFTYTPDDALVFGPETRGLPDHMLALSEHKVHIPIRGVVRSLNLSTAAGIILYQALASSGLLDADHELR
- a CDS encoding conserved hypothetical protein (Evidence 4 : Homologs of previously reported genes of unknown function) gives rise to the protein MAFTETERAILRIVQRDLPDSLTPFADIAEAAGTDEAYVLDLLRRMKETGAIRRFGASVKHQKAGFTHNAMVAWKIAPEHVDEAGKAAAANESVSHCYYRPSPVEDWPYTLYTMVHGRSEQECEAAIAALGALPRMGEHAVLSSLKELKKISMTYF
- a CDS encoding conserved membrane hypothetical protein (Evidence 4 : Homologs of previously reported genes of unknown function), translated to MLHALLDAYPWALPLAIFFGRICDVSLGTLRILFVSKGEKKIAPLIGFVEVFIWVVIIAQVLSRANDLLSFLSYAGGYATGTYIGLCIEERIGYGFAKYRVFTLLNGHELMALLNKDGFGSTMVHGEGSVSEIDIIETVINRRDAKKVESLIESFDPKAFCLVEDIRAKQLGIFAKRQSLLQRK
- the cobD gene encoding Cobalamin biosynthesis protein CobD — encoded protein: MSCAEFFFPFADLAVYWWLPVTAILLDRCIGDPPRWPHPVRCIGTLLAVVEPRARRLPLPERIAGIFAVLAVLFLTWACARLLLLFPSVFALLFAVYLAFAGLALGQLLREGKAALALLEQNDVAAARTAIGMLVSRDVTRADHDTLCRTLAETLAENFNDAFIAPLFWLVIGGPVGLWLYKAASTMDSVWGYPHEPWTRFGTAAARLDDALAFIPARLTAFFLYCNAMVGAKRNAWPENGLEKPSWPGFARVARDARTMKSPNAGWPMAVCAWIHHAAMGGRAVYAGKAVDKPVLGPPGTVWTTAKLRGLYQALAMTGWGAAALLWAGALLFRLFAS
- a CDS encoding hypothetical protein (Evidence 5 : No homology to any previously reported sequences); the encoded protein is MTEIELLICVAVLAGIAASRLLKKQRRPNHGLPHLEQVMQGDADAAQLLDLADALAKSVIDRAKALGKPPLFITASGDLYDDFFPPREPRPGSTPEQYANAVLADCVRRYRDARAHRAVEIFHFPLYALCTGAGLAVSSFRRLGGSSRDMRDLAEFLAPPLDPGDWEQYRDYYLEVALLLDLPRARIDAYLAKRWEICSNRLKDAAPPLQ
- the hemL gene encoding glutamate-1-semialdehyde aminotransferase (aminomutase) (Evidence 2a : Function of homologous gene experimentally demonstrated in an other organism; PubMedId : 1643048, 2045363; Product type e : enzyme), which translates into the protein MPTRSQELFARAEKRIPGGVNSPVRACISVGADPFFVASASGSRLTTVDGEEYIDLVQSWGPLLLGHAHPAVTKAVVDAAAKGSSYGAPCEDEVRLAEAVCNAMPHVEMVRMVNSGTEATMSALRLARAATGRNKLIKFEGCYHGHGDAFLASAGSGVATLSIPGTPGVPEAVVADTLLAPYNDLQKVRELFASHGKDIAAVIVEPVAGNMGLVLPAPGFLQGLRDLCDESGALLILDEVITGFRVGYNGAASRFGIRPDLTTLGKIIGGGLPVGAYGGRRDLMEQVAPSGGVYQAGTLAGNPLAMAAGLATLGVLAKSDYAALENRTETFCAALEKLFAGAAIPVRINRIASMFTIFFTASPVTDFASAKQGDAKRYAALYRAMRANGVALAPSAFEAAMLSFAHTDEDMAAVLAAFKASVAAL
- the trmFO gene encoding Methylenetetrahydrofolate--tRNA-(uracil-5-)-methyltransferase TrmFO, which produces MSSSVVIIGAGLAGCECAMALAARGLPVVLYEMKPGAFSPAHTSADFAELVCSNSFRSDEPENAVGLLKEEMRALGSLVMDVAGQTRVPAGKALAVDRERFAAAMTQRIMETPNITVVRREVTALDDAASLTPEGTAPRAVVVAAGPLASDALSQSLAALTGGESLYFYDAIAPIILTDSVNMDIAFWGARYNPEDSDYLNCPMEKDEYFAFYEALLAGEKVAAREFEKETHFEGCMPIEALAERGPRTLAFGPLKPVGFTDPRTGRRPYALLQLRLENLNKSTVNMVGCQTKLTYGAQAEIFRLIPGLEKAEFARFGSMHRNTFVNAPKVLGPDLSLKGHPGIYLAGQITGVEGYVESAANGLWLGLSLAAALQGKTLPPPPETTAMGSLLRHLQTPVKHFQPSNVQYGLMPELGERIRRDSRKAQYAARGRAAFEAWCRETA
- a CDS encoding conserved hypothetical protein (Evidence 4 : Homologs of previously reported genes of unknown function), with the protein product MLVPSPIDPKTASPYTGEEHRAILFYSKEARMSFASPAAAAAWLTETANAFIGSPDNDMHLPGTREPAFDPPLTALAAGDDLIWEDFKRHVGSYHWTPLEAFSLGYPEETVTASELAVMSWILPQTEATLRDHRKEKALPAERWARSRIFGEEHVNNGLRRHMLASLHAKGIQAVAPFILKEWQGMPSEEYVFSSTWSERHAAYAAGLGTFGLCDGLITPMGKAMRAGSVVVRLAVPVAGRPYTDHREYCLFFNSGTCGVCMKRCPVGALSPEGHDKRVCKAYLNGVTADYVKNTWHFDGYGCGLCQVAVPCERRIPPRPKKRREM